A region of Neovison vison isolate M4711 chromosome 7, ASM_NN_V1, whole genome shotgun sequence DNA encodes the following proteins:
- the CLNS1A gene encoding methylosome subunit pICln, protein MLPAAMSFLRSFPPPGSAEGLRQQQPETEAVLNGKGLGTGTLYIAESRLSWLDGSGLGFSLEYPTISLHAVSRDLNAYPREHLYVMVNAKFGEESKESVTEEEEDSDDDAEPIAEFRFVPSDKSALEAMFTAMCECQALHPDPEDEDSDDYDGEEYDVEAHEQGQGDIPTFYTYEEGLSHLTAEGQATLERLEGMLSQSVSSQYNMAGVRTEDSIRDYEDGMEVDTTPTVAGQFEDADVDH, encoded by the exons ATGCTCCCTGCTGCAATGAGCTTCCTCAGAAGTTTCCCGCCGCCTGGCTCGGCTGAGGGGCTTCGGCAGCAGCAGCCAGAGACCGAGGCTGTGCTGAACGGCAAGGGCCTCGGCACCGGCACACTGTACATCGCTGAGAG CCGCCTGTCTTGGTTAGATGGCTCTGGATTAGGATTCTCACTGGAATATCCTACCATTAGCTTGCATGCCGTGTCCAGGGACCTAAATGCCTATCCACGAGAGCATTTGTATGTTATGGTGAATGCCAAATTTGGAG AAGAATCAAAGGAATCTGttactgaagaagaagaagacagtgaTGATGATGCTGAACCTATTGCCGAATTCAGATTTGTGCCTAGTGATAAATCAGCAT TGGAGGCAATGTTCACTGCGATGTGTGAATGCCAGGCTTTGCATCCTGATCCTGAGGATGAAGACTCAGATGATTATGATGGAGAAGAATATGATGTGGAAGCACATG aacaaGGGCAGGGAGACATCCCTACATTTTATACCTATGAAGAAGGATTATCCCATTTAACAGCAGAAGGCCAAGCCACATTGGAGAGATTAGAAGGAATGCTTTCTCAGTCTGTGAGCAGCCAATATAACATGGCTGGAGTCCGGACAGAAGACTCAATAAGAGATTATGAAG atgGGATGGAGGTTGACACTACACCAACGGTTGCTGGACAGTTTGAGGATGCAGATGTTGATCACTGA